A genomic region of Anopheles coustani chromosome 3, idAnoCousDA_361_x.2, whole genome shotgun sequence contains the following coding sequences:
- the LOC131258633 gene encoding protein flightless-1 isoform X1, giving the protein MSTTGVLPFVRGIDFTNNDFSEDKFPKNIKHMSGVQWLKLDRTGMDTIPDEMGKLVKLEHLSMKNNQLDKLFGQLSELGCLRSLNVRRNKLKSHTIPSDLFELEELTTLDLSHNRLKEVPEGLERAKALLVLNLSNNQIETIPPSLFINLTDLLFLDLSNNKLETLPPQTRRLSNLQTLILNDNPLELFQLRQLPSLQSLVCLQMRNTQRTINNFPASLDSLSNLQELDLSQNALSKVPGALYNLANVKRLNLNDNVLEEISPLIENLTKLETLNLSRNKLTTLPAAICKLQQLRRLYVNDNLLNFEGIPSSIGKLSALEVFSASNNELEMVPEGLCRGCGSLKKLNLSSNKLITLPEAIHLLTDMEQLDLRNNPDLVMPPKPIEAQRGDGLAYYNIDFSLQTQLRLAGANVPAQVQGAANSGKDPIARKLRLRRGARNDSTDNQDSAKILKGMQDIAKEKNNGLGFGEDKVENLKPKRWDETLEKPPVDYSEIFEDEDGQYPGLTVWEIENFLPNKIEEAAHGKFYEGDCYIVLKTSHDDSGQLSWEIYFWIGTKATLDKRACSAIHAVNLRNYLGARCRTIREEQGDESDEFMALFDTDVTYIEGGRTPTGFYTIENSVYIIRLYRVHDAGANIHLEPVPVSHRSLDPGYVFLLDTGLHIFVWYGVRSKNTLKSKARFTAEKINKHERKNKAEIYQEYQRQESLDFWRALGFSDGQGPQDEEAECLNQSHVDPEFVPVPPRLYQIQLGMGYLELPQVELPGGGSNKQLTHTILASKNVYILDCYLDLFVWFGKKSTRLVRAAAIKLSQELFTMIDRPEYALITRVQEGTETQVFKSKFTGWEEIIAVDFTRTAQSVARTGADLTQWAKQQQTKADLAALFMPRQPAMTPIEAAQLAEDWNYDLDVMEPFVLENKKFVRLPEEELGVFYTGECYVFLCRYCLPVDEDDEAETEVDGEGASGGANDVGAGATGAGPVMKTMKQLDPVAAPAEEIQCVVYFWQGREAGNMGWLTFTFTLQKKFKSMFGEELEVVRIHQQQENLKFMSHFKGKFTIKNGRRKERQRTPEGKLPVEFYHLRQNGSALCTRLIQVKPEASLLNSAFCYILFVPFETDDDSESGIVYVWIGSKTTGEESRLIQEIAEDMFNNPWVSLQILHEGEEPENFFWVALGGRKPYDTDAEYMSYTRLFRCSNEKGYFTVAEKCSDFCQDDLADDDIMILDNGEQVFLWLGSRCSEVEIKLAYKSAQVYIQHMRIKQPERPRKLFLTLKNKESKRFTKCFHGWSAHKKPPE; this is encoded by the exons ATGAGTACTACAGGTGTTTTGCCGTTTGTACGGGGAATAGATTTCACCAACAATGACTTCAGC GAAGACAAATTCCCCAAAAACATCAAGCACATGTCGGGCGTCCAGTGGCTTAAGCTGGACCGTACCGGCATGGATACGATACCAGACGAAATGGGCAAGCTGGTGAAGCTTGAGCACTTGTcgatgaaaaacaatcaattggACAAGCTATTTGGCCAGCTGAGCGAGCTTGGCTGTCTACGATCGTTGAACGTGCGCCGCAACAAGCTAAAGAGTCATACCATTCCATCCGATCTGTTCGAGCTGGAAGAGTTGACTACGCTTGATTTATCACACAACCGACTGAAGGAAGTACCGGAGGGTTTGGAAAGAGCCAAAGCTTTATTAGTATTGAATTTGAGCAACAATCA AATTGAAACCATTCCACCATCGTTGTTTATAAATCTTACCGATTTGCTTTTCCTGGATCTGTCCAATAACAAGCTAGAAACGCTTCCTCCTCAAACTAGACGCTTATCGAATTTGCAGACGCTGATATTGAACGACAACCCGCTGGAGCTGTTCCAGCTGCGTCAGCTACCGTCGCTACAAAGCTTGGTTTGTTTGCAGATGCGAAACACTCAACGTACGATTAATAACTTTCCCGCCTCGCTGGACAGTCTGTCAAATCTACAAGAGCTGGACTTATCGCAGAATGCCCTATCCAAGGTGCCAGGTGCACTGTACAATCTCGCCAACGTAAAGCGGCTGAATTTGAACGACAATGTCCTAGAGGAGATTTCGCCGCTGATAGAAAATCTGACCAAGTTGGAAACGTTAAACCTGTCCCGCAACAAGTTAACCACCCTTCCGGCTGCCATCTGCAAGCTGCAACAACTCCGCCGGTTGTATGTAAATGACAACTTGCTCAACTTTGAGGGCATCCCGTCTAGCATTGGTAAACTGAGCGCGCTGGAAGTATTCTCAGCATCGAACAACGAGCTCGAAATGGTACCGGAGGGGCTGTGTCGGGGCTGTGGCTCGCTGAAGAAGTTGAACCTTAGCTCCAACAAGTTGATCACGCTCCCCGAAGCCATCCATTTGCTGACTGACATGGAGCAGCTGGATCTGCGCAACAATCCCGACCTTGTGATGCCACCGAAACCAATTGAGGCTCAGCGAGGGGACGGATTAGCGTACTATAATATCGACTTCTCGCTTCAGACACAATTGCGCCTAGCGGGAGCGAACGTACCGGCGCAGGTTCAGGGAGCAGCTAATAGTGGGAAGGATCCAATTGCGCGCAAGCTCCGCCTACGGCGTGGCGCTCGTAACGACTCTACCGACAACCAGGACTCGGCCAAAATCCTCAAGGGTATGCAGGACATCGcaaaggagaaaaacaatGGGCTCGGTTTTGGCGAAGACAAGGTGGAAAATCTTAAACCCAAACGGTGGGACGAAACGCTCGAAAAACCGCCGGTAGATTATTCGGAGATCTTCGAAGATGAGGACGGTCAGTATCCGGGACTGACTGTTtgggaaattgaaaattttctaccGAATAAAATCGAGGAGGCAGCGCACGGCAAGTTCTACGAAGGCGACTGCTACATCGTGCTAAAGACCTCGCACGACGATAGCGGCCAACTGTCATGGGAAATATATTTCTGGATCGGAACGAAGGCAACCCTCGACAAGCGTGCCTGTTCGGCAATCCATGCCGTGAATCTGCGGAATTATTTGGGCGCCCGCTGTCGAACGATCCGCGAGGAGCAGGGTGATGAATCGGACGAGTTTATGGCACTGTTCGACACCGATGTGACGTACATCGAGGGCGGCCGTACACCGACCGGTTTCTATACGATCGAAAACTCGGTTTACATCATCCGGCTCTACCGTGTGCATGATGCTGGAGCGAACATTCATCTGGAACCGGTTCCCGTTAGCCATCGGTCACTAGATCCCGGGTACGTGTTTCTACTGGACACTGGGCTGCACATATTCGTGTGGTACGGAGTGCGCTCGAAGAACACGCTCAAATCGAAGGCCCGCTTCACGGCGGAGAAGATCAACAAGCACGAGCGTAAGAATAAGGCTGAAATCTACCAGGAATACCAGCGCCAGGAAAGCTTGGACTTTTGGCGTGCGTTAGGATTCTCCGATGGCCAGGGACCGCAAGATGAGGAAGCGGAATGTCTTAACCAATCGCACGTCGATCCGGAGTTTGTGCCGGTTCCGCCGCGTCTCTACCAGATCCAGCTGGGCATGGGTTACCTCGAGCTGCCGCAGGTAGAGCTTCCGGGCGGTGGTAGCAATAAGCAGCTGACGCACACCATTCTAGCCAGCAAGAATGTGTACATCCTCGACTGCTATCTGGATTTGTTCGTGTGGTTTGGAAAGAAATCGACAAGACTGGTGCGAGCGGCCGCCATTAAACTTTCGCAAGAACTGTTCACCATGATCGATCGACCGGAGTACGCACTGATCACCCGCGTTCAGGAAGGCACTGAAACGCAGGTATTCAAGTCGAAGTTCACTGGCTGGGAGGAAATCATTGCGGTTGATTTTACGCGCACGGCCCAATCGGTTGCTCGCACCGGAGCCGACCTCACGCAGTGGGCTAAGCAGCAACAAACCAAGGCGGACCTGGCGGCACTCTTTATGCCCCGCCAGCCGGCCATGACACCAATCGAGGCCGCACAGCTTGCGGAAGATTGGAACTACGACCTCGACGTGATGGAACCGTTCGTGTTGGAGAACAAAAAGTTCGTGCGCTTGCCGGAGGAAGAACTCGGTGTGTTTTACACCGGTGAGTGTTACGTGTTTCTCTGCCGCTACTGCCTCCCGGTAGATGAGGACGACGAGGCCGAAACGGAAGTGGACGGTGAAGGTGCCTCGGGTGGTGCGAACGACGTTGGTGCCGGAGCAACGGGAGCGGGCCCGGTGAtgaaaacaatgaaacaaCTCGATCCAGTGGCGGCTCCCGCCGAGGAAATACAGTGTGTGGTGTACTTCTGGCAGGGTCGTGAGGCGGGCAATATGGGATGGCTCACCTTTACCTTTACGCTGcagaaaaaattcaaatcgatGTTTGGCGAAGAGCTGGAAGTGGTTCGGATacaccagcagcaggaaaACTTGAAGTTCATGTCGCACTTTAAGGGCAAGTTCACTATCAAGAACGGGCGGCGTAAAGAGCGCCAGCGTACGCCGGAAGGAAAGCTCCCGGTCGAGTTCTACCACCTGCGCCAGAACGGCAGTGCTCTTTGCACTCGCCTCATACAGGTCAAACCGGAGGCCTCCTTACTCAACTCAGCTTTCTG TTACATCCTGTTCGTACCGTTTGAAACGGATGATGACTCCGAGTCGGGTATCGTTTACGTGTGGATCGGATCGAAAACGACGGGTGAAGAATCTCGATTGATTCAGGAAATTGCCGAAGACATGTTCAACAACCCTTGGGTTAGCTTGCAG ATACTCCACGAGGGCGAGGAACCTGAAAACTTCTTCTGGGTCGCACTTGGCGGACGCAAACCGTACGACACCGATGCGGAGTACATGAGCTACACGCGTTTGTTCCGGTGTTCGAACGAGAAGGGCTACTTCACGGTGGCCGAAAAGTGTTCGGACTTCTGTCAGGACGATCTGGCCGACGATGACATCATGATACTGGACAACGGTGAGCAGGTGTTCTTGTGGCTGGGATCCCGCTGCAGCGAAGTGGAGATTAAGCTGGCCTACAAGTCTGCACAG GTCTACATTCAGCATATGCGCATCAAACAACCCGAGCGACCGCGCAAGTTATTCCTTACGTTGAAAAACAAGGAATCGAAAAGGTTTACCAAATGCTTCCATGGTTGGAGCGCGCACAAGAAACCTCCAGAGTAA
- the LOC131258634 gene encoding essential MCU regulator, mitochondrial, with product MVLTRLIRAVGRPTLLETSGSQQQVVRLPLRRKYTYRSGALKPMPDITPFGLLGIICTVIPGLLIGATISKNMANFLEENDLFVPSDDDDDDD from the coding sequence ATGGTTCTAACTCGACTAATTCGTGCCGTTGGTCGTCCGACCTTACTTGAAACGAGCGGAAGCCAGCAGCAGGTCGTACGGCTACCACTCCGCCGAAAGTACACTTATCGAAGTGGTGCCCTAAAGCCCATGCCCGACATTACACCCTTCGGATTGCTTGGTATCATTTGTACGGTTATCCCTGGTTTGCTCATTGGAGCCACCATCAGCAAGAACATGGCCAATTTTCTCGAAGAAAATGATCTTTTTGTGCCGtccgatgacgacgacgatgacgattaa
- the LOC131258458 gene encoding SH3 domain-binding protein 5 homolog: MASSKKNMEESEETELDPRIQIELENLNTATDDINKLEIELEEANSTFRILMNESTRRLKLSSKKLGSCIEKARPYYEALEKAKVAQLECQAATLKYQRANEIHAAAKETVALAEQRFMSNSHEWQFDNAWQEMLNHATIKVTDAEKQKAESGAEHQKKAKVFEEAEKKVQQLEERYRRSIQKSRPYFDEKQLCQEQLEAQKGRIQQLEQLIQASKSAYSTALRNLEKISEEIHQQRGDLSQAAPSGPREPGVGAELANILPTATPATSNSPFPYSSTMPDISSELDKCEIHSVGSASLATSSAVSEKDPTEEDDYSTVTLHHDDDDVDDDLHLELLRQKVRTLAVRPVEGGDGQQQEQDVWEHELNATVDKLDHLMMLRECSRSNSGTVPASSSSPSVDPAQYSSLPATPKHQQQHLGRGASLSPVSPMHHDQHSIKMFKKLDPLPLANVSMYALPTYLSSGSAGDTSCGTLLTPISATSPLGDTMNHSAMQSSRPETHHSDLKLKRKMSM; encoded by the exons ATGGCCTCGTCGAAAAAGAATATGGAGGAATCCGAAGAGACCGAGCTAGATCCAAGGATTCAG ATCGAGCTGGAGAATCTCAATACGGCTACAGATGATATTAACAAGCTGGAGATTGAACTGGAG GAAGCCAACTCCACGTTTCGGATACTGATGAACGAATCAACCCGCCGGCTGAAGCTGTCCTCCAAGAAGCTCGGCAGCTGCATCGAGAAGGCTCGCCCGTACTACGAGGCGCTGGAGAAGGCGAAGGTGGCCCAGCTGGAGTGCCAGGCGGCCACCCTCAAGTATCAGCGGGCCAACGAAATTCATGCGGCCGCGAAGGAAACAGTGGCACTGGCTGAGCAGCGCTTCATGTCCAACTCGCACGAATGGCAGTTTGATAATGCCTGGCAGGAAATGTTGAACCACGCTACGATAAAG GTAACGGATGCAGAGAAACAAAAGGCTGAAAGCGGGGCAGAACATCAGAAAAAAGCGAAGGTGTTTGAGGAagcggaaaagaaa GTACAACAACTGGAAGAACGTTATCGGAGGAGCATACAAAAGTCAAGACCTTACTTTGACGAAAAACAACTGTGTCAGGAACAGTTGGAAGCTCAGAAGGGTCGCATCCAGCAACTGGAGCAGCTCATCCAGGCGTCCAAGAGTGCGTACAGTACGGCCTTGCGGAACCTGGAGAAGATCAGTGAAGAGATCCATCAGCAGCGGGGCGATCTTAGCCAGGCTGCACCTTCCGGTCCGCGCGAACCGGGTGTTGGCGCGGAGCTAGCAAACATCTTACCCACGGCAACGCCGGCCACAAGCAACAGCCCCTTCCCGTACAGTAGCACAATGCCGGATATTTCGAGCGAGCTGGACAAGTGTGAAATCCACTCAGTGGGCAGTGCCTCACTGGCGACCAGTTCGGCTGTGAGTGAGAAGGATCCTACCGAGGAGGACGACTACTCGACGGTGACACtgcaccacgacgacgacgatgtcgATGATGATTTACATTTGGAGCTGCTGCGGCAGAAGGTGCGTACGTTGGCGGTTCGGCCGGTCGAGGGAGGCGACGGTCAGCAGCAGGAGCAAGATGTCTGGGAGCACGAGCTGAACGCCACCGTCGACAAGCTCGATCACCTCATGATGCTGCGCGAGTGTTCTCGCAGTAACTCAGGAACGGTtccggcgtcgtcgtcgtcgccatcgGTCGATCCGGCCCAGTACAGCAGCTTGCCAGCTACCCCgaagcaccagcagcagcatctcgGTCGCGGTGCATCCCTGTCACCGGTGTCGCCCATGCACCATGACCAGCACTCGATCAAGATGTTCAAGAAGCTCGACCCGCTGCCGCTGGCAAACGTGTCGATGTACGCGCTTCCAACGTACCTTAGCAGTGGATCGGCGGGTGACACCAGCTGTGGGACTCTACTAACACCAATCTCTGCCACATCCCCGCTCGGTGATACGATGAACCATAGTGCGATGCAGAGTTCGCGTCCAGAGACCCATCACTCGGACCTGAAGCTGAAACGAAAGATGTCTATGTAA
- the LOC131258633 gene encoding protein flightless-1 isoform X2 — protein MSTTGVLPFVRGIDFTNNDFSVNKFPKNIKHMSGVQWLKLDRTGMDTIPDEMGKLVKLEHLSMKNNQLDKLFGQLSELGCLRSLNVRRNKLKSHTIPSDLFELEELTTLDLSHNRLKEVPEGLERAKALLVLNLSNNQIETIPPSLFINLTDLLFLDLSNNKLETLPPQTRRLSNLQTLILNDNPLELFQLRQLPSLQSLVCLQMRNTQRTINNFPASLDSLSNLQELDLSQNALSKVPGALYNLANVKRLNLNDNVLEEISPLIENLTKLETLNLSRNKLTTLPAAICKLQQLRRLYVNDNLLNFEGIPSSIGKLSALEVFSASNNELEMVPEGLCRGCGSLKKLNLSSNKLITLPEAIHLLTDMEQLDLRNNPDLVMPPKPIEAQRGDGLAYYNIDFSLQTQLRLAGANVPAQVQGAANSGKDPIARKLRLRRGARNDSTDNQDSAKILKGMQDIAKEKNNGLGFGEDKVENLKPKRWDETLEKPPVDYSEIFEDEDGQYPGLTVWEIENFLPNKIEEAAHGKFYEGDCYIVLKTSHDDSGQLSWEIYFWIGTKATLDKRACSAIHAVNLRNYLGARCRTIREEQGDESDEFMALFDTDVTYIEGGRTPTGFYTIENSVYIIRLYRVHDAGANIHLEPVPVSHRSLDPGYVFLLDTGLHIFVWYGVRSKNTLKSKARFTAEKINKHERKNKAEIYQEYQRQESLDFWRALGFSDGQGPQDEEAECLNQSHVDPEFVPVPPRLYQIQLGMGYLELPQVELPGGGSNKQLTHTILASKNVYILDCYLDLFVWFGKKSTRLVRAAAIKLSQELFTMIDRPEYALITRVQEGTETQVFKSKFTGWEEIIAVDFTRTAQSVARTGADLTQWAKQQQTKADLAALFMPRQPAMTPIEAAQLAEDWNYDLDVMEPFVLENKKFVRLPEEELGVFYTGECYVFLCRYCLPVDEDDEAETEVDGEGASGGANDVGAGATGAGPVMKTMKQLDPVAAPAEEIQCVVYFWQGREAGNMGWLTFTFTLQKKFKSMFGEELEVVRIHQQQENLKFMSHFKGKFTIKNGRRKERQRTPEGKLPVEFYHLRQNGSALCTRLIQVKPEASLLNSAFCYILFVPFETDDDSESGIVYVWIGSKTTGEESRLIQEIAEDMFNNPWVSLQILHEGEEPENFFWVALGGRKPYDTDAEYMSYTRLFRCSNEKGYFTVAEKCSDFCQDDLADDDIMILDNGEQVFLWLGSRCSEVEIKLAYKSAQVYIQHMRIKQPERPRKLFLTLKNKESKRFTKCFHGWSAHKKPPE, from the exons ATGAGTACTACAGGTGTTTTGCCGTTTGTACGGGGAATAGATTTCACCAACAATGACTTCAGCGTAA ACAAATTCCCCAAAAACATCAAGCACATGTCGGGCGTCCAGTGGCTTAAGCTGGACCGTACCGGCATGGATACGATACCAGACGAAATGGGCAAGCTGGTGAAGCTTGAGCACTTGTcgatgaaaaacaatcaattggACAAGCTATTTGGCCAGCTGAGCGAGCTTGGCTGTCTACGATCGTTGAACGTGCGCCGCAACAAGCTAAAGAGTCATACCATTCCATCCGATCTGTTCGAGCTGGAAGAGTTGACTACGCTTGATTTATCACACAACCGACTGAAGGAAGTACCGGAGGGTTTGGAAAGAGCCAAAGCTTTATTAGTATTGAATTTGAGCAACAATCA AATTGAAACCATTCCACCATCGTTGTTTATAAATCTTACCGATTTGCTTTTCCTGGATCTGTCCAATAACAAGCTAGAAACGCTTCCTCCTCAAACTAGACGCTTATCGAATTTGCAGACGCTGATATTGAACGACAACCCGCTGGAGCTGTTCCAGCTGCGTCAGCTACCGTCGCTACAAAGCTTGGTTTGTTTGCAGATGCGAAACACTCAACGTACGATTAATAACTTTCCCGCCTCGCTGGACAGTCTGTCAAATCTACAAGAGCTGGACTTATCGCAGAATGCCCTATCCAAGGTGCCAGGTGCACTGTACAATCTCGCCAACGTAAAGCGGCTGAATTTGAACGACAATGTCCTAGAGGAGATTTCGCCGCTGATAGAAAATCTGACCAAGTTGGAAACGTTAAACCTGTCCCGCAACAAGTTAACCACCCTTCCGGCTGCCATCTGCAAGCTGCAACAACTCCGCCGGTTGTATGTAAATGACAACTTGCTCAACTTTGAGGGCATCCCGTCTAGCATTGGTAAACTGAGCGCGCTGGAAGTATTCTCAGCATCGAACAACGAGCTCGAAATGGTACCGGAGGGGCTGTGTCGGGGCTGTGGCTCGCTGAAGAAGTTGAACCTTAGCTCCAACAAGTTGATCACGCTCCCCGAAGCCATCCATTTGCTGACTGACATGGAGCAGCTGGATCTGCGCAACAATCCCGACCTTGTGATGCCACCGAAACCAATTGAGGCTCAGCGAGGGGACGGATTAGCGTACTATAATATCGACTTCTCGCTTCAGACACAATTGCGCCTAGCGGGAGCGAACGTACCGGCGCAGGTTCAGGGAGCAGCTAATAGTGGGAAGGATCCAATTGCGCGCAAGCTCCGCCTACGGCGTGGCGCTCGTAACGACTCTACCGACAACCAGGACTCGGCCAAAATCCTCAAGGGTATGCAGGACATCGcaaaggagaaaaacaatGGGCTCGGTTTTGGCGAAGACAAGGTGGAAAATCTTAAACCCAAACGGTGGGACGAAACGCTCGAAAAACCGCCGGTAGATTATTCGGAGATCTTCGAAGATGAGGACGGTCAGTATCCGGGACTGACTGTTtgggaaattgaaaattttctaccGAATAAAATCGAGGAGGCAGCGCACGGCAAGTTCTACGAAGGCGACTGCTACATCGTGCTAAAGACCTCGCACGACGATAGCGGCCAACTGTCATGGGAAATATATTTCTGGATCGGAACGAAGGCAACCCTCGACAAGCGTGCCTGTTCGGCAATCCATGCCGTGAATCTGCGGAATTATTTGGGCGCCCGCTGTCGAACGATCCGCGAGGAGCAGGGTGATGAATCGGACGAGTTTATGGCACTGTTCGACACCGATGTGACGTACATCGAGGGCGGCCGTACACCGACCGGTTTCTATACGATCGAAAACTCGGTTTACATCATCCGGCTCTACCGTGTGCATGATGCTGGAGCGAACATTCATCTGGAACCGGTTCCCGTTAGCCATCGGTCACTAGATCCCGGGTACGTGTTTCTACTGGACACTGGGCTGCACATATTCGTGTGGTACGGAGTGCGCTCGAAGAACACGCTCAAATCGAAGGCCCGCTTCACGGCGGAGAAGATCAACAAGCACGAGCGTAAGAATAAGGCTGAAATCTACCAGGAATACCAGCGCCAGGAAAGCTTGGACTTTTGGCGTGCGTTAGGATTCTCCGATGGCCAGGGACCGCAAGATGAGGAAGCGGAATGTCTTAACCAATCGCACGTCGATCCGGAGTTTGTGCCGGTTCCGCCGCGTCTCTACCAGATCCAGCTGGGCATGGGTTACCTCGAGCTGCCGCAGGTAGAGCTTCCGGGCGGTGGTAGCAATAAGCAGCTGACGCACACCATTCTAGCCAGCAAGAATGTGTACATCCTCGACTGCTATCTGGATTTGTTCGTGTGGTTTGGAAAGAAATCGACAAGACTGGTGCGAGCGGCCGCCATTAAACTTTCGCAAGAACTGTTCACCATGATCGATCGACCGGAGTACGCACTGATCACCCGCGTTCAGGAAGGCACTGAAACGCAGGTATTCAAGTCGAAGTTCACTGGCTGGGAGGAAATCATTGCGGTTGATTTTACGCGCACGGCCCAATCGGTTGCTCGCACCGGAGCCGACCTCACGCAGTGGGCTAAGCAGCAACAAACCAAGGCGGACCTGGCGGCACTCTTTATGCCCCGCCAGCCGGCCATGACACCAATCGAGGCCGCACAGCTTGCGGAAGATTGGAACTACGACCTCGACGTGATGGAACCGTTCGTGTTGGAGAACAAAAAGTTCGTGCGCTTGCCGGAGGAAGAACTCGGTGTGTTTTACACCGGTGAGTGTTACGTGTTTCTCTGCCGCTACTGCCTCCCGGTAGATGAGGACGACGAGGCCGAAACGGAAGTGGACGGTGAAGGTGCCTCGGGTGGTGCGAACGACGTTGGTGCCGGAGCAACGGGAGCGGGCCCGGTGAtgaaaacaatgaaacaaCTCGATCCAGTGGCGGCTCCCGCCGAGGAAATACAGTGTGTGGTGTACTTCTGGCAGGGTCGTGAGGCGGGCAATATGGGATGGCTCACCTTTACCTTTACGCTGcagaaaaaattcaaatcgatGTTTGGCGAAGAGCTGGAAGTGGTTCGGATacaccagcagcaggaaaACTTGAAGTTCATGTCGCACTTTAAGGGCAAGTTCACTATCAAGAACGGGCGGCGTAAAGAGCGCCAGCGTACGCCGGAAGGAAAGCTCCCGGTCGAGTTCTACCACCTGCGCCAGAACGGCAGTGCTCTTTGCACTCGCCTCATACAGGTCAAACCGGAGGCCTCCTTACTCAACTCAGCTTTCTG TTACATCCTGTTCGTACCGTTTGAAACGGATGATGACTCCGAGTCGGGTATCGTTTACGTGTGGATCGGATCGAAAACGACGGGTGAAGAATCTCGATTGATTCAGGAAATTGCCGAAGACATGTTCAACAACCCTTGGGTTAGCTTGCAG ATACTCCACGAGGGCGAGGAACCTGAAAACTTCTTCTGGGTCGCACTTGGCGGACGCAAACCGTACGACACCGATGCGGAGTACATGAGCTACACGCGTTTGTTCCGGTGTTCGAACGAGAAGGGCTACTTCACGGTGGCCGAAAAGTGTTCGGACTTCTGTCAGGACGATCTGGCCGACGATGACATCATGATACTGGACAACGGTGAGCAGGTGTTCTTGTGGCTGGGATCCCGCTGCAGCGAAGTGGAGATTAAGCTGGCCTACAAGTCTGCACAG GTCTACATTCAGCATATGCGCATCAAACAACCCGAGCGACCGCGCAAGTTATTCCTTACGTTGAAAAACAAGGAATCGAAAAGGTTTACCAAATGCTTCCATGGTTGGAGCGCGCACAAGAAACCTCCAGAGTAA